The genomic region atattaaataattatattcaattttgttatttttatttttccccTCAacctttatataaatatatattatatattatatatatatatatatatatataatatattttttttttttttttttttttctttttgtcttttctatgttttatttttatccttGAATTgcttttcataaaaaaaataaataaaagaataagaaaaaaatgacaaGTGTTTTTCTCCCctcaaaagaatataattttattttataaaaagagaataaaataatctagttagttttttttttcttttatatataaaaatgtattaataaaataaaacaaaccaatgttcataaataaataaaaatataatatattacatttaaaaaaaaataacccaactttataaatatatatataatatatatttatatatatttatatatttttttttttttttttttttttgtgagggagaaggaaataaatatgaaagaggatgaaatatatcattgaaatttatatttatcaaaaagataaagaatcatcaaataaataatatatatatgtatgtgttacaaaaaatatattatgttatccCTTTAATTgtctaattcttttttttttttttttttttttccctccTTTTATGGTTTAAATTAAGTCcacaatataaaatatatatacatatatatatatatttatatttatttatttattcatttatgtgGAGGGTATCTTTTTGGTGTTCTTAGCTcctcttatatatatataatgtaggaaaatattattaaaatatataagagcaattatattttttttttttaataaggtCATAATGAAGgtgtaaaataatattcaaaGGAAAatagtacatatatataaatatatgtgaaaacgaaaaaattaaaaaaattaaaaaattaaaaaaaattaaaaaaaattaaaaaattaaaaaattaaaaaaaataataaaatataggattttataaaaacatttgTAATGATATAGCATTTGACAAatgtacataaaaaaataaaaatgtgttaaatttgtaaaatataaataatataaaaaccaaacaaagagaaaaatatataaacatataaatatatatatatatatatatatatatatatatatatatatatatgtgtgtgttcccatttatatatatcgatttataaattttttttttgtgtgtgtgtattatatgtttttattttcatttaaattttttaaaatgctAATGCTAACATGATGCTGACAAAGGATGATAAGGAAACAATAGCACACATAGCGACGTTaccaatattatttaataagacTGCTGATATCATTGCATTTATAATACTTGAAAAAGCTCTTGCTGTAAATAGGAGTCCAAATACGGGTCCAAAATTTTTAGTTCCAAATGTATGAGCAGTTATAGATGGAAATACAGCAAATGTGCCAgcatgacaaaaaaaaataagacaTACCCATATAGAATATGTTATAATACCATAAAATCCTGACATGGTTAATGTGATTGTTAAGAAACTCATCATAAAActcattaatattaatgttGTTTTAAAACTTGTAAAGTCACTTATAACTCCCCAAAAAATCCTaccaaaaatattaaatagaGAAGATACTGATCCTAATATTGATAAAGATCTATCatctattaataaataattcattCCAAATATCTTCCAAAAAACTTGAGTATATGATATTGCTTGCCAGTTAAAAAATATCATTAaccatattaatataaattcacgattaataaatgtattatttgCTTCtctaaatgaaaaattagaTGTATTTGATAATGTTCTTAAAGAATTAGATAAACCATTAGGCTTATTTGTAAAACTTTTCTCTTCAAAATATAACACTTTATTATTCCTATCATTATAAGCCATGAAATCCTTAGATGTATCACCTGAATCTGCAATCAAATAAGAACCAAAAAACTGAATTATAGCAAAAAATATACcttcatatataaacaaatacggtaccttatttaatatatctaagTTACTAAAATATTTCTCATCCGAATTTTCTATTTCTGGCATATAATCTGGCATATAATTGTATTTGtttatgtaataattttGTAGCGGACAAATAATGAACACGGATAGTCCTCTCCCTATGAATATGATACCGCTAATCTGAAAACAAAAGAGAAGGGGGGTGggcataaaaaaatataaatataaatataaatggaatataaaaagatatgataataaatatgtaaacaactgcataattatatatatatatatataaatatatgtatatattatatatatatatatatatcattttaataaCAATCTTTAACTCCTTTTATTTCGTTTAcaacaaaacaaaaattaaatatacatacatatatatatacacatatatatatatatatatatatatatatgtatgttcttattttttcttaccACTCCTTTGTAGTCATAGTGCTTTTTCACTGCCACAGATAAAGGAATCGGATAAGCTATTCCACAACCTATTCCACATAATATTCCATATgtcattaaaaataaataaaaattaaaaactgtaaaatatgataataaaattccTAAACACATTAACCATCCACCTAATAAGACACTTATTTGTGGTCCTAAATTCTGATTTAATATTCCTCcaaaaaaaccaaaaaaacATTGAAATAACAATGTCAACACATATATCCAACTactatctttatattttacatcaGAACATcctattattttcatatatgatATTACATATACACTTATATTAGAAAAACAATAAATACTTCCTAAGGTacaatgaattaaaaaaccTCCTAATATTATTCTATATCTTGATGATAACaatgaattattttcttttttcatttctaaatgtttatttatatgtacataatatatataagaaatatgttATACTATGAACTttacacatacatatatacatacatatatacatacatatatgtatgtatgtattatgtatgtatttatttatataagtgtatattttattttatttttttgatatatattaaaattttgtaatatatatttttttcaactCTCCTCTTATGCTCTccagaaaaaataaataaaaatgaaaatacatatacaaatataattacACTATGGTTATTGTAtttactaaaaaaaaaaaaaaaaaaaaaaaattctacactcttttataaacataatataaaaaagaaggaatACAAATTAGTGGtggtttatatattatatatatatatatatatgtatatttttttttttttttttttttttttttcctcatatttatcttatttatttttttttcatgtgctgctcataaaaaaaagtattattaaaatatgaaagGTTCATCTCTACCCAaccccaaaaaaaaaaaaaaaaaaaaaaaaaaaaaaaaggaaataataataaaacattaaaaaaaattaaaataatatatatatataataatatataataaatttaaggatataaaaaattaaatatatattatataggggaaataaaaaaaatataataaactcttcaagcatatatattattatatactgCAACTTgaagattatatatatatatatatatatatatatatttcgtaggtgaaatgaaaaagagaattcatatataattaaacaaataataatatgtataatttttttattctcttGTTATAAAATGCTTTTTTTAAGTAATGTGTTATTTAGATGTAAGAGTAAAAGGgttcatataaatttaatatcatcatgtgcaagtaattatatatactccACTTACATTTCTCCAAGTAAATCAAAGTACAGATTATCATTAAGAAAACATGATCCAGTAGTTAATCGACATATGTAagttaaaagaaaaaagaacaaatatttacatatacattataaggatataatatatatatatatatatatatatatatatatatatatatatatttatatattgtgcATATTTTATTGTAGAATGTTTTAtcaaaaacatataaaagcaaaatcaaaaaaaaaactcaCACTACACGGAATTAATTATGCTCGTTTTACAGgttagtttttttttatcaaaaaaaaaaaaaaaaaaaaaaaaatataatgatgatatatttattttgtataataatacatatgttgtgttattttattttttagggaagaataaaaatttaagacCACTCTTGAAAAGAGTAGAAAAGTCGTACCTCTATGGAAAATTCAACAAATTAATAGACAACACATACAGGTAAtcataaaagaataataataataaaaatatatatatatatatttttatgtgtgtGTATATTTATCTATGTAATCCttttaaagaagaaaaaattagtGCAAGTATTTGATAACtcaaaataaatacacatgttctttttttttttttttttttttttttttccccattcttaaaatttatattttcaggAGTCTACCAAGAATGAGTTAAGGttatatatgaacaaaaataaaatatttataggtACATTGAATGTTAAAAGATTTATAAAACAGGTTCTTTCACATTATCACTataaggatatatatatatattgaagatATCAAAACATTacttacatatttttttataaatataatttatatatttatgtattcaCTCGTATAAATAatcctttttataattaagaaaataaaaatatatatttttttaattttcaaaatgaagaaataattttataatgaaaatatataacggtaaaaaaaaatataatatgttatataattttttatgtcaAAGTTGTGCtacaaattaaataatttatttatatataatataatatatgttgttttttcttcttttttttttttttatataatatctaaaaatataaaattttttatcaacttataatttttaataattcctATTAAtcttaaaattatatgaacatatcaaaatatacacataatttggatataaatattatatattatatatttatgtatatatttataatttatgtacatatttattttattatttatttatttattttttttttttttgtatataataaaatatgtaagtGTCAGTATCAAAAAGGTGAGTgaatgaattattaaaaaataaaataatataataataaagcttattttaatataaaaaaaaaaaaaggagttATTTAAcactatttatatatatatatatatatatatatatatatgtttaagagtttataaaaaaaattaaataaaaaatatccaACTAACATTctttcatttataatatataaatatgaacatgtacatataaatctacatgtcaaaaaaaaaaataaaaacgtCAACATTTcctctttatataatttaatttaatataatgtaATGGATTTTATTAGAAACGTTATTTTGTGATATGAAGAATAAGTGTGTATTTCTAACGAAAGAAATTAATGTGTTTAAATATGTTACAGTAAAGGatcaaataagaaaatatatgtcAATATGTAactcttttaataataattgtaataataaatttatgagGAATTTACATTTCTATCATACCTATGTTCCTACTTTTTATTCctatttgaaaaaattaaaaataaaaaaaaaatgttatatatataatgagaaTAACAACATTGTAGTATATAAAAGACTCATAAGTGTTCATAAAACTATAAAGGAATGTCATCTTAATACAAATGATGTGTTAATAAATATTGAAGAaggaaaaaatgataataatgtatatataaaggaaaataataaaatgtatagaAGGAATGAtaaggataatataaataaaaaaaaaaatcatgtaaaaataaataataataaaacattaatacaaacaaatgaagaacataaaaaatcaaaaatagaaaataagGGGAATGAAAATTCTCATGTTAAAGAAGATGAAATATACTTACatgttaataatttatgtaaaaaaatttactacttaagtaaaaataaaataaaagatgaaaatcTATGGAAACATTACTTaatacaatattataaagagaacaaaaattatgatcatataaaaataaaaaatatttttatgttattattaggAATTACAAATAGTAACAAACATATAAAAGACATGATAATTGTTATTAATGAAGAGGAAAagataaatgaaaaaataaaaataaacaacaaaaaaaaaaacatacaacttattaatattgtttATAATCATCTAGatattttatca from Plasmodium sp. gorilla clade G2 genome assembly, chromosome: 2 harbors:
- a CDS encoding monocarboxylate transporter, putative, encoding MKKENNSLLSSRYRIILGGFLIHCTLGSIYCFSNISVYVISYMKIIGCSDVKYKDSSWIYVLTLLFQCFFGFFGGILNQNLGPQISVLLGGWLMCLGILLSYFTVFNFYLFLMTYGILCGIGCGIAYPIPLSVAVKKHYDYKGVISGIIFIGRGLSVFIICPLQNYYINKYNYMPDYMPEIENSDEKYFSNLDILNKVPYLFIYEGIFFAIIQFFGSYLIADSGDTSKDFMAYNDRNNKVLYFEEKSFTNKPNGLSNSLRTLSNTSNFSFREANNTFINREFILIWLMIFFNWQAISYTQVFWKIFGMNYLLIDDRSLSILGSVSSLFNIFGRIFWGVISDFTSFKTTLILMSFMMSFLTITLTMSGFYGIITYSIWVCLIFFCHAGTFAVFPSITAHTFGTKNFGPVFGLLFTARAFSSIINAMISAVLLNNIGNVAMCAIVSLSSFVSIMLALAF
- a CDS encoding 50S ribosomal protein L33, putative; the encoded protein is MLFLSNVLFRCKSKRVHINLISSCASNYIYSTYISPSKSKYRLSLRKHDPVVNRHIMFYQKHIKAKSKKKLTLHGINYARFTGKNKNLRPLLKRVEKSYLYGKFNKLIDNTYRSLPRMS